ATGCGCAGAACCTACGGAGCGCGCCCGCGCCCTCCCATGTGGCCGGGCCACACAATCCGATGCCGGACGGTATGGGCGGCCCGCACCGATCGCCTTCTGCCCCTCTGGCATCCCGAACCGGATTCGCTGGGACTACGGTGAAATCCCAAGATCGTCCACTGCCCGCGAGGGGTACCGATGACCGAGATCACGCATCGCTTCGTCCGGTCCGACAGCGGCCTGCGCATGCACGTGGCCGAGGCCGGCGAGGGGCCGCTCGTGCTGCTCCTGCACGGGTTCCCGGAATGCTGGTACTCCTGGCGGCACCAGCTCGTCGCGCTCGCGGAGGCCGGGTTCCACGCCGTCGCCCCCGACCAGCGCGGCTACGCCCGGACCGGCGGGCCCGCGGAGGCCGGCGAGTACACGCTCCTGCACCTGGTGGGGGACGCGGTCGGGCTCATCCGCGCGCTCGGCGCGGACCGCGCCGTCGTCGCCGGCCACGACTGGGGCGCCCCCGTCGCCTGGGCCGCCGCGCAGATGCGCCCGGACGTGGTGCGCGGAGTGATCGCCATGTCGGTCCCGCACCGCCCGCGCGGCAGCAAGCCCCCGGTCGAGTCCATGCGCCGCCTGTTCGGCGACGGCTTCTACATGGTCCGCTTCCAGGAGCCGGACGCCCCGGAGGCCGAACTGGACCGCGACCGGGCGGCCACGTTCCGGCGGATGCTGTACGGGATGTCGGGCGACGGCCCCACCCCCGCGCTGGTCGCCCCCGGAGGCGGCGGGCTCCTGGACGTCCTCCCGGACCCGGAGCGGCTGCCGGCCTGGCTCACCCCCGCCGACATCGACGCCTACGTCGAGGAGTACGCCGAGAGCGGCTTCACCGGCCCGGTGAACTGGTACCGCAACCTCGACCGCAACTGGGAGCTGACCGCCGCCTGGCACCGCGCCCCGATCGGGCCTCCCGCGCTGTTCCTCGCCGGGGACCGCGACGTCGTCTCGGTCGGCGCCCGCCAGGTGATCGACACCATGACCGACTTCGTGCCGAACCTCCGCGAGACGGTCTGGCTGCCCGGATGCGGCCACTGGACGCAGCAGGAGCGCCCCGCCGAGGTCAACGAGGCGATGCTCCGCTTCCTCCGCGCCCTCTGACCGCCTGAACGGGGCGGCCCGCCGCGGAATGTCGGACCCGGCGCGTACGGTCGCCGTGTGAACCGCACCGACCGCTTGTACGCACTGGTGGAGGAGTTGCGCGCCTGCGCGCCGCGCCGCGTCAGCGCACGGGAGCTGGCCGCGCGGTACGAGGTCAGCGTCCGGACGATCGAGCGCGACATCGGCGCCCTCCAGCAGGCCGGGGTGCCGATCTTCGCCGACGTGGGGCGGGGCGGCGGCTACACCCTCGACAGGAGCCGCACCCTTCCGCCGCTGAACTTCACCCCCGCCGAGGCCGTCGCGGTCGCGATCGCGCTGGCCCGCGCGGACGGCTCCCCGTACTCCCGGTCCGCCCGCACCGCCCTCCACAAGATCGTCGCGGCGATGTCGGCGGACGACGGCGCGTCGGCCCGCGAACTGGCCGCCCGCATCCGCTTCCTGGCCCCCGCCGAGGGCGACGACGAGGCGTCGGTGCCCGCGGTGCTGGAGCAGGCCGTCCTGTCCCGCCGGGTGGTCCGCCTCACCTACGTCGACCGGACGGGCGCCGAGACCGAACGCGACGTCGAGCCGGTGACGTTCACCGCGTCCGGCGACGGCTGGTACCTGACCGCCTGGTGCCGGATGCGCGGCGGCCGCCGCATCTTCCGCACCGACCGCGTCCGCCGCGCCGCCCTGCTGGAGGAGACCGCCCCCGACCGCTCCACCGAGTCCGTGCACGACGACATCCCGTCCGACTACGTAGTCCGCCCTCTGGAGTTCGTCTGAGGGAGCACACGCAGAACGCGAAACCGGACGGACGCGCCCGAGTACGCCGGAGTGACTACGATCGTGGGCCACGATCAGTCTGCGGAAGGGAAACATGTCCGAGCAGTACGAGGCGGTGTTCGCCCGGTACGACACCGACGGGGACGGGCAGCTCACCCAGGACGAGGTCGCCGCGGCGGTCGCCGGCCTGTTCCCGGCGGCCGAGGTGGCCGACCTGTCGGGGATCGTCAAGGCCCTGTTCGCCGAGTACGACACCGACGGCGACGGCCTCCTGTCAGTGAACGAGTTCGTCCCCCTGGCCCAGAACCTCCCCGAACTCGACCCGTGACCCGGCCACCCCGGCCCACCCGGCGCTGACCGCGCCCAGGGTGAGTTCTGCGTATCCGGCTCCGAACAGCCGGATACGCCGACCCGCCGCTGACACCCTCAAGACCGCGCCGAGAGCCGCCTGACAAGCCCCGCGAAGCCCTCCCGCGTCAAAACGAGATGCCCGCCCCCGGCACCTTGCTGTCGCGGATGGCGATGTGGTCGCCCAGGTTCGCGACCTCCACGCAGTTGCCTTCGTCTCCGCCGCTGTGGGTGCTCTTGCGCCAGCGGGGTGTGGTCATGGCTGCCTTGCCAGGTGATTGACGAGTGCGGCGAAGTTCCGGCGTGTGAGCGTGAGGTGGCCGGCCTCTGGTGCCTTGCTGTCGCGGATGGCGATGTGGTCGTTGAGGTCGGCGATTTCGACACAGTTGCCTTCGTTGGCGCCGCTGTAGGTGCTCTTGCGCCAAGGGGTGTGGACCGGTTCGGGGATGTTCATGTTTGTGACGCTACCCTCTCAATAAGCCTCAGCGAAGCAGATCTGCTTAGGGTTGCTGAGAGCAGCAGCTCGAAAGTCTTCTCGTGGACTGCGACCTTGGCTTCGTCCTCCACGAAGATGCTTCCGGTGATCTGGTCGACTACGGAAGCGGTGAGCCGTCCCGGCGGGCGCAGGGAGAGGAGTGCATACGAGGTGGTGAGCGCGAGGTACTCGCTGGCCATCTTGGGGAGTATGCAGAGCTCCACGTGATCGAAGCGTGCAACTTCTGCTAGTCGAAGAACCTGGGCGCGGAGGATCCTAGGGTCACGTCCGACCTGGTTGTGAAGGACGGCTTCCGCGATGATTGGCACAAATCGGGGCGGGTTCGGTTGATTCAAAACCCGCTGGCGGGACATCCGGAAGTCAACCAGCGCCTCCACATCGCGCGGGTGTTTAGCGCTGCCGATTGCGATGATCTTCCTCGCATAGTCGGGAATCTGGAGTAGTCCAGGAACGATGCTGGGCTCGAAGTTGCGGATCTCGGCGGCGTCCTCTTCGAGGCTGGCCAAGTCCAGGGCTGCAGCGGAAATCCGGTACTCGAACGTCCGTTTCCATGATCCTGGTTTGTGGGTGGCGAGGTGGAGGAGGGACTCGCGGAGAGGGCGCCGTCCTCGATGTCGTAGAAGTCGAGGAGGTCGCCCAGTTCTTCGGGGGCGATGGTCTGCAGGCCGTTCTCGACCATGCTCAGCCAGCCCTGGGAGCGGCCGAAGCGGCGGGCGACTCCGAAGCGAAAGGAGGCGCATGAATGGGAGCG
The sequence above is drawn from the Actinomadura hallensis genome and encodes:
- a CDS encoding alpha/beta fold hydrolase, which codes for MTEITHRFVRSDSGLRMHVAEAGEGPLVLLLHGFPECWYSWRHQLVALAEAGFHAVAPDQRGYARTGGPAEAGEYTLLHLVGDAVGLIRALGADRAVVAGHDWGAPVAWAAAQMRPDVVRGVIAMSVPHRPRGSKPPVESMRRLFGDGFYMVRFQEPDAPEAELDRDRAATFRRMLYGMSGDGPTPALVAPGGGGLLDVLPDPERLPAWLTPADIDAYVEEYAESGFTGPVNWYRNLDRNWELTAAWHRAPIGPPALFLAGDRDVVSVGARQVIDTMTDFVPNLRETVWLPGCGHWTQQERPAEVNEAMLRFLRAL
- a CDS encoding helix-turn-helix transcriptional regulator, with amino-acid sequence MNRTDRLYALVEELRACAPRRVSARELAARYEVSVRTIERDIGALQQAGVPIFADVGRGGGYTLDRSRTLPPLNFTPAEAVAVAIALARADGSPYSRSARTALHKIVAAMSADDGASARELAARIRFLAPAEGDDEASVPAVLEQAVLSRRVVRLTYVDRTGAETERDVEPVTFTASGDGWYLTAWCRMRGGRRIFRTDRVRRAALLEETAPDRSTESVHDDIPSDYVVRPLEFV
- a CDS encoding EF-hand domain-containing protein — its product is MSEQYEAVFARYDTDGDGQLTQDEVAAAVAGLFPAAEVADLSGIVKALFAEYDTDGDGLLSVNEFVPLAQNLPELDP
- a CDS encoding DUF397 domain-containing protein; translated protein: MTTPRWRKSTHSGGDEGNCVEVANLGDHIAIRDSKVPGAGISF
- a CDS encoding DUF397 domain-containing protein, which produces MNIPEPVHTPWRKSTYSGANEGNCVEIADLNDHIAIRDSKAPEAGHLTLTRRNFAALVNHLARQP
- a CDS encoding DUF5753 domain-containing protein is translated as MASLEEDAAEIRNFEPSIVPGLLQIPDYARKIIAIGSAKHPRDVEALVDFRMSRQRVLNQPNPPRFVPIIAEAVLHNQVGRDPRILRAQVLRLAEVARFDHVELCILPKMASEYLALTTSYALLSLRPPGRLTASVVDQITGSIFVEDEAKVAVHEKTFELLLSATLSRSASLRLIERVASQT